GGCGAGTGGCGATATTCCGTCAGAATTTTGTGAACATCAGATTCCCGATCAGTACATTGTGGGGATTTCAGCATATAGAAAGTGTCAGCATTTGCGCTGGGTTTTCACGGATCCCGCTGGCAAAATATCTTATTGTACCTATTGTCTTCCCGAAAGTGGTTATGAAAAACGTGCCTTTCCCAATCTGGCACCTGAGCTGATTGCATTTAATGAACTCCAAAAAATTCCGTATCAAAAAATTCCGCAGCATAACCCGGACTGCGAGCGTGTTTTCCATGAAGGAGCACCGTTGATTGTCAGTCCGAATATGGGGAGCGAGTACTACATTCGTAAAGATGAGCCGCAGCAAATTCAGCTTGCCTGCCAGACTGCCAATGATGTGGAGGAGGTTTTTTGGTATATCAATGACAAGCTTACCAAAAAGGCGCCGCCGCATGAAGGGGTTTTCATCAACCCGCCGCTGGGCAGGGTCAAAATATCATGCAGCGACGATAAAGGACGGAATTCAGATATATGGATTGTGGTGAAGCGGATGTAGGAAAAGTGTCAAATTTTGTCATTTATAGTCATGTATTGTCACTTATTGTTTGGTTTAAACAACATATGACTATAAATGACAATACCTGACAACACATGACTACCAATGACTACCAAGTCAAAGTGCCAGATTCGCTGACTCCTGATAAAGTACCTGGACAAGAGTCTGTCCCACAGCTTTTAATGTCTTAGGATCAATGTGTTCCATGGTGTCATCGGCCGTGTGCCATTGATCGAAAAATGTACGTACCACACTGTTTTTGGTATGAATGATGTCGATCATCGGTATATGTGCTACGGTGTTAACCGGTACATGGTCGTCGGTGATAGAACCGCCTCTTTCGTCAATGAAATAGTTATTGTAACCAATACGACTAGCGGTAGTCCAAACTTCCCTGACGACGTCTTCAGCCATTTGCATGGAATAACCTTCTTTTAGGAAAGTAGCGCCTTTTGCTCCCACCATATCCAGCAGAACGCCGAAATAGGCAGTATAGTTAGGAATATGCTTGTTGGCCGCCCAATATTGAGAGCCCAGGCAAAATCCACTGTGCAACATACTGGTATCCTGTTCCGTAGCACCCCAGTCTTCAACATCGAAAAAGATAATGTCCACGCCAATATCAGGCTTGGTAGCCTGTAATGAGAGCACGCGGGCAATTTCCAGCAAAATTCCCACACCGCTTGCGCCATCGTTAGCACCCATAACGGGTTTATTTTTAACCAGAGAATCCTGGTCGGAAAACGGGCGGGAATCCCAGTGGGAAGTGAGCAGGATACGTTTTGCATTCGCAGTGTTAAAGCTGCCTATAATGTTACGTCCATTGATAATTGTTCCATCGAAGGTAGTATCCTTGAAAGTTTGCTCTACTACTGAAAAGCCATACTTCTTTAATGTAGAAACCAAATAATTACCACAGGCTTTGTGCGGCGCGGTATTGGGAACGCGAGGGCCGAAATCAACTTGTTTCTGAACAAACTGGTAGGCGCTATCCGCATTAAATTCAGGGCTTTTAACCAGTGCCGGTGCCTGCTCTGCCGTTTGCTCCGAGCTAGTCTTAGTTTTGCAGCCGTAAGTACCAAGTATTATTAAAAATAGGATCGTTAATTTCTTCGAAAACAAATCCCTTGTAAGAAATAGCATCTTATGATTTTATATTAATTCGTTAAACCCGCTTTCGACCAAGCTGCGGCGCTTTTTATCATTCTTCATAGGCCCAGTCGATCCTTACTTTCGTATCGCGGATCACCAACCCCTGATTTTTGAAGTAAGAACGGATTTCATCTACTTTTTCGTAGTTCCGGGACAATTTAAATTCGCTGTACAATTTCAGCATACCGTCCAGAATGCCGTAACCTTCCGTCAATTCCTCTTTCAGGCCGAGCACATCCTCGAAGAAAATGACGAAATTTTCTTTCAGCGAGTTGAAAACATCCTCTCCCAGCTGGGCCGTTTTCAGCTGGCCCATATTGATCATATTAATGTATTTGAGCAAATTAAAAAGGTTAGCAAAAGCCACGGCAGTATTGAGGTCATCATTCATCGCGTTGTAAAAACCATCAATGGATTTCTCGACATCTGCTTTTTTGGCTTCATCTGCGGACACGCCATCTTCATGCACATAGGTCATCAATTTGGCATTTCTTAAACCATTAGCCAGCTTTTTGTAACCTTTATTAGCTGCTTTTAATGCTTCATTGGAAAAATCCAGCGTGCTTCGGTACTGACTTTGCAACATGAAAAAACGAACAGTCATGGGGCTGTACGCCTGATCCAGCAAGTCGTGATTTCCTGAGAACAGCTCAGCCGGAAGAAACGAATTTCCCAGTGATTTAGACATTTTCTGTCCGTTCACCGTCAGCATGTTGGTATGCATCCAGTAACGCACCGGTTCTTCACCGGTAAGCGATTTTCCTTGTGCGATCTCGCATTCATGATGGGGGAATTTCAAATCCATTCCGCCACCGTGAATGTCGAATTGTTTGCCTAAGTACTTGGCGCTCATGCAGGTACATTCGAGGTGCCACCCCGGAAAGCCCATTCCCCAGGGCGAATCCCACTGCATGATGTGTTCGGGGCTAGCCTTTTTCCAAAGTGCAAAATCCAGTGGATTGCGTTTTTCAGCCTGACCGTCCAGTTCGCGGGTTTCGTTCAAAAGGTCTTCGATGACGCGTCCGGAAAGTTTTCCATATTCGTTGCCGCCAGCCTGGTATTTATTGATATCAAAATATACGGAGCCATTGGACTCATAAGCCGAACCTTTCTCGATCAGTTTTTGCACCGCTTCGATTTGTTCGATGAGGTGACCCGTCGCAGTAGGCTCGATACTCGGAGGTACCAGGTTAAAAATGGCCGATACATCATGAAAATCGTTGGTATACCGTTGCACGATCTCCATAGGTTCAAGTTTTTGAAGCTTTGCCATCTTGCCGATCTTGTCCTCACCTTCCTCGCCGTCGCCCACCAAATGGCCTACGTCAGTGATATTTCTCACATAACGTACCTTATACCCAATATGCGTGAGGTATCTGTAAAGAATGTCGAAGGATAAAAATGTACGGATATTTCCTAAATGGACATTGTTGTAAACCGTAGGACCACACACATACATTCCGACATAGGGAGGCGCAATTGGTACAAATACATCCTTTTTACGGGTAAGTGTATTGAATATTTTAAGTGGCTGGAAAGTTTGTGCGGTCATTTATATTTTTACTTTCTGAATTACTGGTTCTTCAATTGAGTTTTTGTTAGGCGCGTTTCGACCCAATCTATTATTTTTTCGGCTTGCTGCAGTCCTAGTGAAGCTAGTTGGGCACTTTTGGCTCCCTGGTAACCCATGTCAATGTGCAGTATTTGGTAAGCTGTTGCAAATCTTGATAACAGGCTTTTGTCGATGCTTCTCAGTTCTTGCTGATACCACTCGACGCTTCTTGATGTTTTTTTATTCTTTTCTCCCAAAAGCTCATTTAGCGCCAACAGAATACCTGTATATGCAGTGTGTCCAGCGATCTTGACATATTTTTTGTCATAATAAATCCCGTCTTCCTTTTTTGCGTTGTTGCTGAGAAATCCTTTTGCATTGTCAATGCGCCTTCTTGCTTCTGAGGTTGCTTCCATTAGTATGTGTCGATAGTGAAGGATAAAATTCGATAGTTTACAAAAATAGCAAATAACCTATGATTGATTAGTAACTGTTTAGCAGAAAGCTAATGGGCAAAGTCGCTATTCGGTCGTTTTGATTATCTTCGCAGCGTTTTTATAACAAAGGCCCAGTTTGAAACTAACTTAAAATCAATACAGTACTTATTTATGAGTTTACTAACCGTAGGATCTGTTGCATTCGATGCGCTCGAAACCCCATTTGGAAAAACAGACAAAATTATTGGCGGTGCAGCCACTTATATCACACTAGCAGCATCTTATTTTACCAAAGAAAATAACCTGGTAGCAGTAGTTGGAGGTGATTTTCCAAAAGAAATGATTGACCTGCTGGAAGATCACGGTGTAAGTACTGAGGGGCTTGAAATCGTTCAGGATGGTAAAACGTTCTTCTGGTCAGGTAAGTACCACGAAGATATGAACACCCGTGATACCCTGATCACAGAGTTGAATGTAATGGAACATTTCGATCCGATCATTCCTGAATCTTACCAGGGAACTGAATTTTTGATGCTGGGTAACACGGTACCTGCCACTCAGAAACTGGTGATCGAACGGATGGCGAAACGCCCGAAGCTGATCATGCTTGATACCATGAACCTGTGGATGAATATCGCATTGGATGACCTGAAATCGGTTCTGAAACTGGTTGACTTGATCACTATTAATGATGAAGAGGCTCGCCAGCTATCGGGAGAATTTTCTCTACGCAAGGCAGCTGCCAAGATCATGGCAATGGGGCCGAAAACATTGATCATTAAAAAAGGAGAGCACGGCGCATTGTTGTTCCAGGAAGACAGGATTTTCTTCGCACCAGCTTTGCCGCTGGAAGAAGTTTTCGACCCAACCGGAGCTGGCGATACATTTGCGGGAGGATTTATCGGTTATCTGGCGAGTACAGATGATATTTCTTTCGAAAATATGAAACGCGCGATCATTTATGGTTCTGCAATGGCTTCTTTCTGCGTTGAGAAATTCGGAACAGAACGTTTGGTTAACCTGACTCAGGAGGAAATCAATGCAAGGGTTCAGGATTTTGTGAACCTTTCCAGTTTTGAGATACAATAAATGAGTTTAAAGTTGATGAGTCTATGAGTTGAGAGAAAGGTATTCTTTTGCTTGTGGACTCATTTTTTTGCCTCAAACCCTCATTAATAGCCCATAGAAAAAGATTTAAATGCAATGAATATGTTCATCCGAAATATCAGCGCTACCCTGGTTCTCTTCGCTGCGACTCTGTCGGCCAATGCGCAGCATCATCCGACATTGCCTCATGTAAAGAATAAAATCGTCGTCATTTCGCACCGCGGTAACCATGTGGAGGCTCCCGAAAATACATTAGCATCCACGAAAGAAGCCATAGCATGCGGCGCGGATTATGTGGAAGTGGATCTGAGGACGACGAAGGACGGGCATTTGGTTGTTTTGCACGATGCCAAAGTGGACAGGACTACCAACGGAACAGGTATGGTAGCGAACATGACGCTCGAAGAAGTGGAAGATTTACAGGTTTTTAACCGAAATAAAAAAACGCACAGGGTTCCTCAATTTAAAGAACTCCTGGCGATTTGTAAAGGTAAAATCAACATCTATCTGGATTTCAAAGAGGCTGATGTTGCGGAGAGTTGGCGGCAGATCAAGGCGGCAGGAATGGAAAAACATGTGGTGGTGTACCTGAACAAAGAGGCACAGTACCATCAATGGAAAGAAGTTGCTCCGGAGGTTCCCTTAATGACCAGCCTGCCGAAGGATGTTACAACCAGCGAACAGCTGGCCGATTTCCTGAAAAAACTGCACGTGCAGGTGCTGGATAATGTCGCCAGTCCCGAAATGGTAAAGGCCGCAAATAGTCATGACGTCGCTGTCTGGCTGGATGTGCAAAGTCCCACCGAAGGACCCACATCGTGGAAAGAAGCACTGAATAAAGGTGTGCAAGGCTTGCAGACGGATAAACCGGCTGATATGGTTTCGTTTATTAAAACACTTGATACTAATTGAGTTAGAGAATAAATCAGTACACTCCTTTCACCATGAAAATAGCAATTGCATTTATCGGCGTTATTTTCATGGTAACTAGCTGCATTTCCAAATCCACAAATACATCAGCTACGGATTCGTCTGTAAAATCAGTGAAGCCCCAAGCTAGGTCGTATATCATGTATACGGACATAGAACCTGACATAGATCCTTTTATTGAGGTAAAAGGAATAACTGAAAAAGACATCCGGCATTTATTTGAGAAGATGCTTGTCGCTGACCAGCAGTACCGTGACAGTCTTTACAATGGAAACAAGAATAATGAAGCATTCTATTCCAAAAAAATCAGTGTAAATGATGAAGCTAACCTTATAATTCTAGATAAAATTGTTCAGGAGTTTGGCTGGCCTGAGATTAGTGTCTTTGGAGCAAAGGCAGCTGAGACCTCCTGGCTGATAGTTTGGCACCAGCGAGGCAGAAGACACATCCTATGTAAATATTTTGATCTGATGGAAAGTGCTGTTGCAAGGAAAGAAATGAATGCTGCTTCATTCAATCACATAAAGGTAGCGGTCGAGCAACTATCACCCGATCAGATTGCTTATTAATTTGATGCTACATGAATGCTTGAATAAACCGGGCAGTCAACATCATGAGCGCCGGGGAGGTAGCCGGTACTCATCAAAAATTCGTTGACGATTTCGCCGCCGGTAAATTTGAATGTCTTTTTGAAAAGCTTCACCCATTCCAGCTTGGTTAATGGGTGATTGGCGTCCAGCCAGCCTTTGAAGGAGCCGAATTCCTCTTTCAATTCCAGTATTTTCTGCGCATTCACGATCGCAGCATTGATTTTCAGACGATTCCGGATAATTCCGGGATCTTGTAAAAGTCTCTCGCGATCATTTTCATCGTATGCTGCGACTTTTTCAATTGAAAAGTTGCTATAAGCAGAACGGAAACTCTCCTGCTTGCGAAGCATTAATAGCCAGCTCAGACCTGCCTGATTAATTTCCAAAAGCAATCGTCCAAACAACTCGTCATCATTGTCGATTGGAAAACCGTACTGATGGTCGTGGTAATGCTTATGAAGCAGATAGTCAGCTTCTTCTGAAATGTTGTTGTTGACGTAAGTGCAATATGACATGCTAAGTGTTATGCTTGAATGAGATGACGATCCATGTGTTATTTCAAAATTCCGATCTGAATTTCGGTGGTGTTCCTGTCGGGATTTTCGAAATCCAGATTAATGTAAATTTCGCGGTTTTCGCCAGACATTGTCAAATTGTTGGACAGAATTGCAGGAATGAGTTGGCCATAAACTTCTCGGAATCCATCCCATCCACCGTAAAGCTGATCGGTCGCACATTCGAACTTTTCCAGGTATTTTGTACGAAATTCAGAGTTTGCCAGTTCAGGTTTCGGCGAAACCGGCAGGGCTATTGTCAATGTAAAAACAGTTTCAGGGTTGCCGTCTGCTCCGTTATATATCCAGTAAACAGGGCCGGTGATCTCCAAATCGTTCTTGACAGCATCCCGGTACAGCGCGTGTGCAACGTGACGTATATGTTCGGAAATTTCATTGAATGAAGTCTGTGTTTCGAAATACAGGACATGAATTGGCTGAATGGTTTTGAGCTGCATGTTGCGGTCGTTTAATTTGTTTGGTACAAATGAAGCGGTGGCGAGTGACAACCCTATGTCAGCAGATTTCGTAAGCCTTAAATTAATGTTTCATCCGCCGAACCTTTTGCTGCAGCCAGGGATAGCTGATATATAGTACTTTTGTCGCCCCAATGCCTATCCCTGCTCCCATGAGCACATCTGCCAGCCAATGCTTGTTGTTGAGAACACGTAATGCACCTACCGCTGTGGCAGTACCGTATCCGCCAATGCTGTAAAGCACGCTCCGCTGCCCGTATTCCTCGTGCAAAAGCGTAGCGTTGGTGAAAGCAGTCGTAGAATGACCCGATGGAAAAGAATGATAATCCTCACCATTAGGCCGCGGATAACGCACAATTCTCTTCAAACTCTGGGTGACTCCCTGCGCTACCAGATTGGACAGCAAAGCGAGAATAACCTGGTCGCCCAGTGAATGCTTTCCTTTTACGCCGGAGGCCGCAAGGCTCAAACTGATCACGCCAGGGGCATATG
The genomic region above belongs to Dyadobacter pollutisoli and contains:
- a CDS encoding M28 family peptidase, translated to MLFLTRDLFSKKLTILFLIILGTYGCKTKTSSEQTAEQAPALVKSPEFNADSAYQFVQKQVDFGPRVPNTAPHKACGNYLVSTLKKYGFSVVEQTFKDTTFDGTIINGRNIIGSFNTANAKRILLTSHWDSRPFSDQDSLVKNKPVMGANDGASGVGILLEIARVLSLQATKPDIGVDIIFFDVEDWGATEQDTSMLHSGFCLGSQYWAANKHIPNYTAYFGVLLDMVGAKGATFLKEGYSMQMAEDVVREVWTTASRIGYNNYFIDERGGSITDDHVPVNTVAHIPMIDIIHTKNSVVRTFFDQWHTADDTMEHIDPKTLKAVGQTLVQVLYQESANLAL
- the cysS gene encoding cysteine--tRNA ligase; translated protein: MTAQTFQPLKIFNTLTRKKDVFVPIAPPYVGMYVCGPTVYNNVHLGNIRTFLSFDILYRYLTHIGYKVRYVRNITDVGHLVGDGEEGEDKIGKMAKLQKLEPMEIVQRYTNDFHDVSAIFNLVPPSIEPTATGHLIEQIEAVQKLIEKGSAYESNGSVYFDINKYQAGGNEYGKLSGRVIEDLLNETRELDGQAEKRNPLDFALWKKASPEHIMQWDSPWGMGFPGWHLECTCMSAKYLGKQFDIHGGGMDLKFPHHECEIAQGKSLTGEEPVRYWMHTNMLTVNGQKMSKSLGNSFLPAELFSGNHDLLDQAYSPMTVRFFMLQSQYRSTLDFSNEALKAANKGYKKLANGLRNAKLMTYVHEDGVSADEAKKADVEKSIDGFYNAMNDDLNTAVAFANLFNLLKYINMINMGQLKTAQLGEDVFNSLKENFVIFFEDVLGLKEELTEGYGILDGMLKLYSEFKLSRNYEKVDEIRSYFKNQGLVIRDTKVRIDWAYEE
- a CDS encoding DUF5618 family protein; protein product: MEATSEARRRIDNAKGFLSNNAKKEDGIYYDKKYVKIAGHTAYTGILLALNELLGEKNKKTSRSVEWYQQELRSIDKSLLSRFATAYQILHIDMGYQGAKSAQLASLGLQQAEKIIDWVETRLTKTQLKNQ
- a CDS encoding PfkB family carbohydrate kinase yields the protein MSLLTVGSVAFDALETPFGKTDKIIGGAATYITLAASYFTKENNLVAVVGGDFPKEMIDLLEDHGVSTEGLEIVQDGKTFFWSGKYHEDMNTRDTLITELNVMEHFDPIIPESYQGTEFLMLGNTVPATQKLVIERMAKRPKLIMLDTMNLWMNIALDDLKSVLKLVDLITINDEEARQLSGEFSLRKAAAKIMAMGPKTLIIKKGEHGALLFQEDRIFFAPALPLEEVFDPTGAGDTFAGGFIGYLASTDDISFENMKRAIIYGSAMASFCVEKFGTERLVNLTQEEINARVQDFVNLSSFEIQ
- a CDS encoding glycerophosphodiester phosphodiesterase family protein; translated protein: MFIRNISATLVLFAATLSANAQHHPTLPHVKNKIVVISHRGNHVEAPENTLASTKEAIACGADYVEVDLRTTKDGHLVVLHDAKVDRTTNGTGMVANMTLEEVEDLQVFNRNKKTHRVPQFKELLAICKGKINIYLDFKEADVAESWRQIKAAGMEKHVVVYLNKEAQYHQWKEVAPEVPLMTSLPKDVTTSEQLADFLKKLHVQVLDNVASPEMVKAANSHDVAVWLDVQSPTEGPTSWKEALNKGVQGLQTDKPADMVSFIKTLDTN
- a CDS encoding DNA-3-methyladenine glycosylase I, which translates into the protein MSYCTYVNNNISEEADYLLHKHYHDHQYGFPIDNDDELFGRLLLEINQAGLSWLLMLRKQESFRSAYSNFSIEKVAAYDENDRERLLQDPGIIRNRLKINAAIVNAQKILELKEEFGSFKGWLDANHPLTKLEWVKLFKKTFKFTGGEIVNEFLMSTGYLPGAHDVDCPVYSSIHVASN
- a CDS encoding GyrI-like domain-containing protein, translating into MQLKTIQPIHVLYFETQTSFNEISEHIRHVAHALYRDAVKNDLEITGPVYWIYNGADGNPETVFTLTIALPVSPKPELANSEFRTKYLEKFECATDQLYGGWDGFREVYGQLIPAILSNNLTMSGENREIYINLDFENPDRNTTEIQIGILK
- a CDS encoding phosphatase PAP2 family protein is translated as MAQRDSTLWVVKAGDVIPPVSLGIAGLIVQGKISRHLQENVVSKYSNFHSNVDEYLPYAPGVISLSLAASGVKGKHSLGDQVILALLSNLVAQGVTQSLKRIVRYPRPNGEDYHSFPSGHSTTAFTNATLLHEEYGQRSVLYSIGGYGTATAVGALRVLNNKHWLADVLMGAGIGIGATKVLYISYPWLQQKVRRMKH